One window from the genome of Anopheles merus strain MAF chromosome 3R, AmerM5.1, whole genome shotgun sequence encodes:
- the LOC121596000 gene encoding sodium/hydrogen exchanger 6 isoform X7 — protein sequence MFRRRATKSATMHQQRSRYRFLPAVVLLVLAQWCLLDAVVTAESTDIELDAKANKIHQIDSLNLLLYTFLLTLTVLTIWLFKHRRVSWLHETGLAVIYGLIVGAIIRYAGTTTPIIHVSVEAEPDAKFNQSLPPDTLWLKFPGNLPHGSDQPVKANKTYTYSFRGELGNVEENEIDLKATFDPEVFFNIILPPIIFHAGYSLKRKYFFRNLGAILMFAIIGTTLSAFLIGALMYGFVQLMPKLKSSFTFLDTLYFGALISPTDPLTILAIFSDMHVDVNLYALVFGESVLNDAVAIVLSGAIQNYGEHYSSNGEFEGHAFLRSLGDFFSVFAFSLLIGASMGCVTAMMTKFTRIRDFPLLESALFVLMSYSTFLIAEAAELTGVVAVLFCGICQAHYTYNNLSDDSRTRTKQIFELLNFLAENFIFSYIGVSMFTFPKHHFDPLFIFTGFMCAAIGRAVNIYPLSALLNIARKPKISWNFQHMLFFAGLRGAMSFALAIRNTVSDARQAMLTTTSLIVITTVIIQGGAANFLLNWLNIPVGVDDETEVLPYQGVRSVYNSMENTAGSIDVGLNLSQLQVNRRASSLDLENPDSEGATTPGGTRRGHEKAVLARLWGNFDSRYMKPLLTHSRPTLLETLPVCLSPLARLLTTTEQLTQDGPTRRSDSDSDLCIDDDDRASRGGPADGTGRRNSINRLEIMDDSDLGTFRVSSSSNIANRIIQQGRRASGKIFHF from the exons ATGTTTAGGCGGCGTGCGACGAAATCGGCCACCATGCACCAGCAGCGCTCCCGGTACCGGTTCCTGCCCGCCGTGGTTCTGCTGGTGCTCGCCCAATGGTGTCTGCTAGATGCGGTCGTTACGGCCGAATCGACCGACATCGAGCTCGATGCGAAGGCAAACAAAATCCATCAGATCGATTCGCTCAATCTGTTGCTTTACACCTTCCTGCTAACTTTGACGGTGCTAACGATATGGCTGTTCAAACATCGGCGCGTCTCCTGGCTCCATGAGACGGGGCTGGCCGTGATTTACG GCCTCATCGTGGGAGCCATCATCCGCTATGCCGGCACCACCACGCCAATCATACACGTTTCGGTGGAAGCGGAACCGGATGCCAAGTTCAACCAGAGCCTCCCACCGGACACGCTGTGGCTCAAGTTTCCGGGCAATCTTCCGCACGGTTCCGACCAGCCGGTAAAGGCGAACAAAACGTACACGTACAGCTTTCGGGGCGAGCTGGGCAATGTGGAGGAGAACGAGATCGACCTGAAAGCCACCTTTGATCCGGAAGTGTTCTTCAACATCATCCTGCCGCCGATCATTTTCCACGCCGGGTACAGCTTGAAGCGG aAATACTTTTTCCGCAACCTTGGTGCTATTTTGATGTTTGCCATCATCGGCACCACACTGTCGGCGTTTTTGATCGGTGCGCTGATGTACGGTTTCGTGCAGCTGATGCCGAAGCTCAAGTCGAGCTTCACCTTTCTGGATACGCTTTACTTCGGGGCACTGATTTCACCGACCGACCCGCTTACGATATTGGCCATCTTTAGCGATATGCATGTGGACGTGAATCTGTACGCGCTCGTGTTCGGCGAGAGTGTACTGAACGATGCCGTTGCGATCGTTCTAAGTGG CGCTATCCAAAACTATGGCGAACATTACTCGAGCAACGGCGAGTTTGAAGGGCACGCGTTTCTCCGCTCGTTGGGCGATTTCTTCAGCGTGTTCGCCTTCTCGCTGCTGATCGGCGCCTCGATGGGTTGCGTGACGGCAATGATGACCAAGTTCACGCGGATACGAGACTTTCCGCTGCTCGAGTCGGCCCTGTTTGTGCTGATGTCGTACAGTACGTTTTTAATCGCCGAAGCGGCCGAGCTAACGG GAGTGGTCGCGGTACTGTTCTGCGGCATCTGCCAAGCGCACTACACGTACAACAATCTGTCCGATGATTCCCGTACGCGCACGAAGCAAATATTTGAGCTGCTTAATTTCCTGGCCGAAAACTTCATCTTCTCGTACATCGGCGTGTCCATGTTCACCTTCCCGAAGCACCACTTTGATCCGCTGTTTATTTTTACCGGTTTT ATGTGTGCGGCTATAGGGCGTGCTGTAAATATTTATCCCCTGTCAGCCCTACTAAATATAGCTAGAAAGCCAAAGATTTCGTGGAACTTCCAGCACATGCTGTTCTTTGCCG GCCTACGAGGTGCCATGTCATTTGCACTGGCGATTCGCAACACGGTCTCCGACGCAAGGCAGGCAATGTTAACGACCACGTCGCTCATTGTCATTACGACCGTGATCATCCAGGGTGGGGCAGCAAACTTTCTGCTCAACTGGTTAAATATTCC TGTTGGTGTTGATGACGAAACAGAAGTACTACCCTACCAAGGCGTCCGAAGT gtgtaCAATTCGATGGAGAACACAGCTGGG TCGATCGACGTTGGTTTAAACCTTAGCCAACTGCAAGTTAATAGGAGGGCAAGTTCTCTG GATTTGGAAAATCCCGACAGTGAGGGTGCCACCACACCGGGAGGCACAAGGAGAGGCCACGAAAAGGCCGTTTTAGCTCGGCTGTGGGGCAATTTCGACTCAAG GTACATGAAACCCCTGCTAACCCACTCGCGTCCAACATTGCTCGAGACGCTACCCGTTTGCTTGAGCCCGCTGGCTCGTCTGCTTACCACCACCGAACAGCTAACACAG GACGGGCCAACGCGTCGCTCGGACTCCGATTCCGATCTGTGCATCGACGACGATGATCGTGCGTCGCGCGGCGGTCCCGCCGACGGTACCGGCCGAAGGAATTCAATCAATCGC CTAGAAATCATGGACGACAGTGATCTCGGGACGTTCCGTGTCTCTTCCTCTAGCAACATTGCTAACCGCATCATACAGCAGGGAAGAAGAGCTAGTGGAAAAATATTCCATTTTTAA
- the LOC121596000 gene encoding sodium/hydrogen exchanger 7 isoform X6, with the protein MFRRRATKSATMHQQRSRYRFLPAVVLLVLAQWCLLDAVVTAESTDIELDAKANKIHQIDSLNLLLYTFLLTLTVLTIWLFKHRRVSWLHETGLAVIYGLIVGAIIRYAGTTTPIIHVSVEAEPDAKFNQSLPPDTLWLKFPGNLPHGSDQPVKANKTYTYSFRGELGNVEENEIDLKATFDPEVFFNIILPPIIFHAGYSLKRKYFFRNLGAILMFAIIGTTLSAFLIGALMYGFVQLMPKLKSSFTFLDTLYFGALISPTDPLTILAIFSDMHVDVNLYALVFGESVLNDAVAIVLSGAIQNYGEHYSSNGEFEGHAFLRSLGDFFSVFAFSLLIGASMGCVTAMMTKFTRIRDFPLLESALFVLMSYSTFLIAEAAELTGVVAVLFCGICQAHYTYNNLSDDSRTRTKQIFELLNFLAENFIFSYIGVSMFTFPKHHFDPLFIFTGFMCAAIGRAVNIYPLSALLNIARKPKISWNFQHMLFFAGLRGAMSFALAIRNTVSDARQAMLTTTSLIVITTVIIQGGAANFLLNWLNIPVGVDDETEVLPYQGVRSVYNSMENTAGSIDVGLNLSQLQVNRRASSLDLENPDSEGATTPGGTRRGHEKAVLARLWGNFDSRYMKPLLTHSRPTLLETLPVCLSPLARLLTTTEQLTQDGPTRRSDSDSDLCIDDDDRASRGGPADGTGRRNSINRKRVV; encoded by the exons ATGTTTAGGCGGCGTGCGACGAAATCGGCCACCATGCACCAGCAGCGCTCCCGGTACCGGTTCCTGCCCGCCGTGGTTCTGCTGGTGCTCGCCCAATGGTGTCTGCTAGATGCGGTCGTTACGGCCGAATCGACCGACATCGAGCTCGATGCGAAGGCAAACAAAATCCATCAGATCGATTCGCTCAATCTGTTGCTTTACACCTTCCTGCTAACTTTGACGGTGCTAACGATATGGCTGTTCAAACATCGGCGCGTCTCCTGGCTCCATGAGACGGGGCTGGCCGTGATTTACG GCCTCATCGTGGGAGCCATCATCCGCTATGCCGGCACCACCACGCCAATCATACACGTTTCGGTGGAAGCGGAACCGGATGCCAAGTTCAACCAGAGCCTCCCACCGGACACGCTGTGGCTCAAGTTTCCGGGCAATCTTCCGCACGGTTCCGACCAGCCGGTAAAGGCGAACAAAACGTACACGTACAGCTTTCGGGGCGAGCTGGGCAATGTGGAGGAGAACGAGATCGACCTGAAAGCCACCTTTGATCCGGAAGTGTTCTTCAACATCATCCTGCCGCCGATCATTTTCCACGCCGGGTACAGCTTGAAGCGG aAATACTTTTTCCGCAACCTTGGTGCTATTTTGATGTTTGCCATCATCGGCACCACACTGTCGGCGTTTTTGATCGGTGCGCTGATGTACGGTTTCGTGCAGCTGATGCCGAAGCTCAAGTCGAGCTTCACCTTTCTGGATACGCTTTACTTCGGGGCACTGATTTCACCGACCGACCCGCTTACGATATTGGCCATCTTTAGCGATATGCATGTGGACGTGAATCTGTACGCGCTCGTGTTCGGCGAGAGTGTACTGAACGATGCCGTTGCGATCGTTCTAAGTGG CGCTATCCAAAACTATGGCGAACATTACTCGAGCAACGGCGAGTTTGAAGGGCACGCGTTTCTCCGCTCGTTGGGCGATTTCTTCAGCGTGTTCGCCTTCTCGCTGCTGATCGGCGCCTCGATGGGTTGCGTGACGGCAATGATGACCAAGTTCACGCGGATACGAGACTTTCCGCTGCTCGAGTCGGCCCTGTTTGTGCTGATGTCGTACAGTACGTTTTTAATCGCCGAAGCGGCCGAGCTAACGG GAGTGGTCGCGGTACTGTTCTGCGGCATCTGCCAAGCGCACTACACGTACAACAATCTGTCCGATGATTCCCGTACGCGCACGAAGCAAATATTTGAGCTGCTTAATTTCCTGGCCGAAAACTTCATCTTCTCGTACATCGGCGTGTCCATGTTCACCTTCCCGAAGCACCACTTTGATCCGCTGTTTATTTTTACCGGTTTT ATGTGTGCGGCTATAGGGCGTGCTGTAAATATTTATCCCCTGTCAGCCCTACTAAATATAGCTAGAAAGCCAAAGATTTCGTGGAACTTCCAGCACATGCTGTTCTTTGCCG GCCTACGAGGTGCCATGTCATTTGCACTGGCGATTCGCAACACGGTCTCCGACGCAAGGCAGGCAATGTTAACGACCACGTCGCTCATTGTCATTACGACCGTGATCATCCAGGGTGGGGCAGCAAACTTTCTGCTCAACTGGTTAAATATTCC TGTTGGTGTTGATGACGAAACAGAAGTACTACCCTACCAAGGCGTCCGAAGT gtgtaCAATTCGATGGAGAACACAGCTGGG TCGATCGACGTTGGTTTAAACCTTAGCCAACTGCAAGTTAATAGGAGGGCAAGTTCTCTG GATTTGGAAAATCCCGACAGTGAGGGTGCCACCACACCGGGAGGCACAAGGAGAGGCCACGAAAAGGCCGTTTTAGCTCGGCTGTGGGGCAATTTCGACTCAAG GTACATGAAACCCCTGCTAACCCACTCGCGTCCAACATTGCTCGAGACGCTACCCGTTTGCTTGAGCCCGCTGGCTCGTCTGCTTACCACCACCGAACAGCTAACACAG GACGGGCCAACGCGTCGCTCGGACTCCGATTCCGATCTGTGCATCGACGACGATGATCGTGCGTCGCGCGGCGGTCCCGCCGACGGTACCGGCCGAAGGAATTCAATCAATCGC AAACGAGTTGTTTAA